The following are encoded in a window of Corythoichthys intestinalis isolate RoL2023-P3 chromosome 8, ASM3026506v1, whole genome shotgun sequence genomic DNA:
- the atp5md gene encoding ATP synthase membrane subunit DAPIT, mitochondrial has protein sequence MGGHDAGSQHQFTGFAKYFNSYTMVGRRNCVLATYAGIAAIVLFFKLKPKKQAAVTEK, from the exons ATGGGAGGTCATGACGCAGGATCCCAGCACCAGTTTACTGGGTTTGCCAAGTATTTCAATTCGTACACCATGGTCGGCAGGAGAAAT TGCGTTTTGGCCACATACGCCGGCATAGCAGCAATTGTCCTTTTCTTCAAATTAAAGCCAAAGAAACAAGCCGCAGTCACTGAAAAGTAA